In Harpia harpyja isolate bHarHar1 chromosome 17, bHarHar1 primary haplotype, whole genome shotgun sequence, the genomic window TGGTTATCTGAGCCTCTAATGTCAAGATGTCTAGGGTCCCTGAGCTGCTCCTGGAGTTATTCTGCCTGCATTAAATCCAGGGGCATTGAAGtgaaaaacaacagttttctCCTTGCTGCCTTCATCAAATCTAGTAGTGAGCAAATGGGAGAGTGGCAGCAGCATCACAGCAGCTGGATGTGACATTGAGACCCATTTTGAAGCTTGTGTAAGTAACGGGATGGAAACAGTGGACTTGTGCAGATTTTCAgccctgggtttttttaacctgtatttCAGCACAGAGGGTTGTTAAGAAGAAATCAGGTGGTGTATTCCGAAGTTTAGGACAGGTTTTAAAAGCCGTGATTGTGTCAGCAGGCTGCCACCCTGCTGTGTGAGGAGCTATACAAACCTATGGGAAGTGACGGTCCTTGACCAGGAGACCTTCCAGCCTGGGCAGGTGAAGGACAAGAGGTATAAATACCTTTACCTGATAAAGACCAAGTTAATATTCAGCACGTTGCTGTGCAAGTGggacagcacagcaggcaggAAAGCGGTGAGGATCACGTGTAGCCCCTGTGGTGTCGGTGCTTGGCTCGGTGGTTGTGATGCTCATTAGCAGGCGTCTGGTGTAGCAGGGTTGGCCAGGACATGGATGTGCTTGTCCAGGCCCCTTGGAGAGCAGAGATGCTTCTTTCAGCCAAAACCAGCTCCAGTCAGCTCTGGTGGAGCAGCTCAGAGGATCTAAGGTGGTAAATGCTTAAGTACTGCACTGAAGGTGgaattcattttttccccttatataCCTGGCTTAAACCACCTGTCTCAAGATGATCCTGGTCAGTGGAGGGAGAAATGCAATCCTAAGGAAGATGAATCCCATCCACTTCAGACAGCTCTCCTTTCCAAGCATCTGGTTCCCTATAAAGTACAGATGGAGCCTTAACAACATCGCTTATATCCGAGGTCTGGTTTTTGGACAGGTGAACTCACCCTAAGGATTTGTCTGCGTTTGATTTCTTGCTCCCATGACATAACACTGTTTTTAGCTTGGACTGAGGGTGCAAACTCCTTAAGAGACAGTTGGGAGCAGCCATGCCAACATGGGCTATCTCAGGGGCAAGGACGGTTCAGGGAAGCTCTACAAGCTAAATGAAAACTTGTGAGTGTAGTAAGCCCCTGCTGCCCTCAAATGTCTGATGAATGTACAAGTGTCCACCCAAGCAACTCTCTTAATCACCTTGGGGCTGGCTTGTGTTTCACAGAGCCTTAGCAAGTGGTGGCTGGGGTACCAGCTATATTTCACATAGCAAATAACGAGTTGTTAAATCAAAGTCCCTCTCCCGACCCCACCAGTGGCGTAACTTGGAGTCGCTGGAGCTCAGCTGCAATGACCAAGCTTGGGAGGAAGCTTAGTACGATATGTTTGGGCATTTGAATGAGCCTTCCAGCATCTGAAATGCAAATGGATTTCCTTCAGGGAGTGATCTTGTAGCCGAAACTTTTTGAGTAAGCAGTGTTAGTGAGAATAAACATTTAATGAGCGGGAAAAGCACGAATGAGTCAGAGCACAGAGCAATAAAAATGACATCTCAGTCAAATGAGGCGCTTCTCTGACTGTTAGCTCATTTAACAGTGCCCAAGCTGTGACTCTGCTTCTGTGCTGGGCAGCATCTCCTGCATGTCTGCTGGGATCCAGGATGAGAAAGCAGAGCTGTTTACCGAAAAGGTTTTCAGACTTGAAAATAAATGATagatttctggggaaaaatactTTCCAGCTTTCAAAGTTGCATTTGAAAGTCAGTGGAGAGGGACTTGCTAGTGTGAAAGCTGTGTGCAAGCTGTATCAGGTATGAGCAGCTACTAAAGCTCGTTGACAGATGACCTGAGACAGCACTGTGCAGTTGAGGGGACTTTTGATCTGCCTGGCCttttctaataaaacaaaaaatatgtacAACACCTGCACTACGAGGCTACACGAATTTGAGCCAAATAGGTAGCAGTTATCATGCTGGTCAAAGCTAAGCATCCTCAGTGCTGCAAGCAGAGGGCTGTGCTATATGGACCTGTGATCTTATTGTACATGGTGGAAATGTTCATTGCATAAAGGTAAATGGATATGCAAATGTTGGGAGAGCAGAAAGTATCAGCTGGCTCTGAGAAAATAAACATCTAGGTTTTCTGTAGGCTGAGTCAACCACCGTCCTTTGGTTCCTCTGATAAAATGATACAAGTAAAGTGGTTGCTGTAAAATACTTTATTGGGCAGAAATAATCAGTGGAGTGAAATGAGACATGCATTTTGTGTGCAGGAGGTTTGTCAGTGGCTGTAAGGTCGGGGGCTCTCCCCTGCCTTCTGCACCCAGCTCACAGGTAGACTCACAGCTGCAGCCAGTAAGAAACTCTCTCCCCCAGAGCAACCCCTTTTGCTTTCAATGTCTGTTACATTAAAGTGGTGGAAGAACATATTCACGTCAGGTTTTTTATCAGCTTGGACATCCTCtcaataaatgcaaaacatacaTGCTGGAGTTAACCAGGAGACCAATTGGTAAATGCTTTTCCTGGGAAATAGCTGAGCAACAACAAAGTTATGTGTATTTTTCCATCTGCCAGAGTTAGGAGGCTGGTTTGTTTTAATGGGGACTCATTTGTTATCTGAACTTCATGTGCAAGTAATTTCACTTATGGTTTTGTGTGTCACTTAACAGCAGATGCCAGGTATAGCCATTTAAATACAACTATGCCAAGAGATGAAGAACAAAGGTGCCCAGTAGCTGTAATCCAGCCACAAATTACTTTCTCTGCAAAAAATGTACTTCTTCAAAATCATACCCCATGTCTGAAAGCTGCTACTGGGAGCTCTCATTTCAGACTAACACATTTATGATGAGTAGCTGGCGTAGTTTGACTTTGGAACTGGCAAGAATAAGGTTTTCTCTGTTACAGGCTGCTGAATAtatggaaaaaatctgaaataccttacctttttcttcccaaagtaCACAGGATTCTGGCTGGAAATCACCCTTTCACATATTTAATTCCAGGGagtggtgctttaaaaaaataaaagctgaagtagAGGAGTACTCTTTTATGCTGAAGTGGTTTGATTTTGGATGTTTGTTTCTTTGACTGCCTTTTTGAAGAACTGAGGTTTTGATGACCCACCAAAAACTATCAGATGGTCAAATTATAAGAACAGTATGAATTCAGTTTGTATTGGAAAACGTATGTCGTCTTCCTGGACCCAGAAAGTTTGGCACACACTTATGACTTCTTTGATATAGTTAAGGACATGTCAACCAGTTCTACATGTTGGGAAGGCAGGCAGCGCGCAACTGGGTGACATGGCTGAAGTTGTAGAGAGGAAACTTGTTATAGAGTCCTTGGATCAGCCTTCAACTGAGCTCCTTGTTCACTGCTGTGGTTTCCACCCATCAGTGCATCATCTCAGCATACTATAACTAGCTTTGGGAGCTAGAGGAGGggctttcttatttcttcttggGATGGATGCTGGTGTTCATTGGACTACAGGACCAGGAGAAGGGACTTTGTCCCTCCAGCACCTGTGTGGCCAGCAGCTCTGTCCACAGCAGAGGGAGATGCTAGAAGTTGCACAAAAACCTGCAGACCTGTGGCTTCCCGGGGCCGTCGGCCGCAGTGCCAGCTGACTTTGTGCCTTGCATTGCAATCTGCAAGTGCAGGAATGGAAACAAAAAATGCTGGTGGAGGGATGCCTCCCCAGCATTGGAGAGAAGAGCTAAGTGCTTTCCCAGCATTGGTTTTACCCTGAAGTGGGTTTTTTAGGTCAAACCAGTGCTGctatcaaataaaaaaagttaatttattttttccttttaccacCCTTCCTTGTTATGCCAAAAGCTGCAGATCTGGGACACGGCAGGACAAGAGCGATTCCGATCCATCACGCAAAGTTACTATCGCAGCGCTAATGCGTTAATCCTGACCTACGACATCACCTGTGAAGAATCCTTCCGGTGTCTCCCCGAGTGGCTGCGAGAAATCGAGCAGTACGCCAGCAATAAGGTCATAACCGTGCTAGTGGGTAAGTGACGATCGTCCCTAGTGGGGTGGTGTGATGAGGGGGTGAGCTGTGCGTGTCGAGGGGTTGGTGGCAGATGGAGGTGTTAGCAGGAGGAGAATGTGGCATCTCTGTGAACTGGTGGTGCAGGATGCTCAAACTGGTGTGGCAGATCTTGTTGCCAACCAGAATTACAACCGCATGTGAGCGCAGGGTGCAGCTGGTGCCTTAAACCCAGTGCTTGGACCATTCCTTCTGCAAATAACCCTGAGATAGTGATGTTTGGGACACCACAGGCACTTCTCAAAGTGTGGTCCTGTCTCAGGTCTAAGGCTGTGGCATGCAGAGCTGGATACTTCCCACCAGTTGGTCCCATATGGGACTAAAGCATTTGATGGTGCAGCTACCAACTGAGCTAAGAATAGAGCAGTTGCCCTTGTGATTCCCAGCTCGGATCTCTACAAGTATAGAAGGATCTGGTCAAGTTGGGGTTGCCTCTGGGTTGCTGTACCCCATAGCTGTGGGACAACCAGAGTCTTGTCTCAAGTGGGTCAGGATCTGGGAACCAGATCAGGATGTGATGGTTGTGTGGATCATAGCGTTCATAGGTGGGACAGAGCTGGAAAATGGGATGGTTTTTGCATGGATTTTAgggaaactaaaataaaataattgaatgTTATGTTAATCTGTAGAGCTTCAACCCAAGCTAAAGCAGACCTCAGGCCATCTGTCTGCTACAAGCAAGGTGAAGGTTATTTTGCTTACCTGTGCTTTTCCATGCTCTGCTTTTAGCATCTGATAGTCAGGACTTGGCTTTTAGAGGCCCAAGAATATATAAAGAACAATGGGAAAATAACTTGGGGAAAGCCAGTTTCATGCTGCAGTGTTGATATCACCTTTAATAGTTTGCTGTTGAAGAGAAGAAACATAGAGGGTTGTAAAACGTGTTTAAGGtggctttaaaaatcttttaagctTTACATGCCCCAGCGGTATTGCAAGTGAGCCGTGGGATTTACAGAGCCCCCATACAACAAACTCATTATATGCCACGAGAAGTGTATGGCATGTATACAAATGGTACAGAAATAATTAATGACTAACAAATGTATACATGATTTTTTTGTAGGGAACATTAACTATCAGCGTCTACAGCACAAAATATAAATGGTAACAGCCATAACACACAGTTCGAAGATGGTGACACCCATAAACTGCTTGTGTTGAGTGATAATTTGTTTAGGAAGGTAAATTCAGTGTATATAGCAGGTCCAAGAAACTGCTTTATCAGGAAAGAAAGGGGATCTCGGATGAGAAGAGGGCAATGAGATGCAGCTTGCCAGTGGAAGCGCAGTCTTTTCCTTCCACTAGTTCTCACAAAATTGCTGGTAGAATCAAGGCCAGGGGATGTTTCCTCCTGAACCTGCCAGGTCCCCAGACACAGCCCCCTGTTACTGCAGGTCCTGGTCTGTTAATCATCTTTGTGAGATTAATTTATGGCAAAAACATCACGTTTGAAGTGAAGTGGCTGGTAATATGGTATAATCTTATCAGACGCTTGCTTGAGGCTTTAATCAACTCTCTGCTAAACTGAGCTCTCCGAAGGAAGGGGCTGCTTTCTCGCCCCACCTCACTCTGCAAGTGCTCCTGAGCCTGTCCCTCTTCCAGCCTCAACAGCTAAATCCTTCCTGTGAATATTGAAATAGGAGAGCTGCCTTCTGTGCCAGGCTTCTTTTTAAAGCTTGTAATGACATAAGAAATATCACATTTAGTGTCTCATACGCTATAATTGACATTTTAAGTGCTCCTCAGAGCAAGAACAGGAGAATTTTCAATAGATATTAAAATGGAAATCCTTTAATGTTGGTTGATAGCAGCAAACAGATGCACTGGTGCTAAATTAAAGCTAACCGACTTGGATGTTCACAGGGCATATTCCATTAAATAAGCTGATATTAAATGAACCTGGTCACATGTATCAGGGAATCTGTTATTTGGAGGGGAGAGCAAGCACTAAGAGTTTCACATCAAAACCACTGTCCATACATATATACAACACCAAACTCCTCTTTATTCCTTATCAACCTCTGTTTCTCTTGGTTTGGAAgtcaaattaattccttttctaaaatattttatcaatgCAGGTAATAAGATTGATTTAGCCGATAAGAGGGAAGTCTCCCAGCAAAGAGCTGCAGAGTTTTCCGAAGCACAGGACATGTACTATCTGGAAACCTCAGCAAAAGAATCGGATAATGTGGAAAAACTCTTCCTGGACTTGGCCTGCCGGTTGATCAGCGAGGCACGACAGAACACCCTTGTGAACAATGTCTCATCCCCCTTACCAGGAGAGGGGAAAAGTATCAGCTACTTGACTTGctgtaattttaattaaagaGCTGGCATGTGACTTCCCTTTCTGCCATGGgccaagaggatttttttttttttctgctgggatTTATCTACTTGAAGGGAATTCCTGCCACTTTGACCCATCTGACTTCCCCCAAGTCAGGTTGCAGACCTGGAAGCATGGCAGGCTGATGGCCCCAGCTACATGGTGACATAGCAGAATATAACAtggtttaaatttaatttttcttgcagtCTCTGGAGAGGGTTAGGAAAAGAAGAGTTGCACAAGTGCTTCATGTAATGCAGAACATGAGCTATTGCATTTCCTTCTATGGGAGACTAGAGCAGCCTCTCTCTCAGAAGATATTGAAGAGATCAAAATCTCTCTTATAGAACAATGTGTTTggtcctttttaaaataaaaaaattaagaaataaccAACAATGAACACTGACCCTGGACTATGCTGGCAATCTTCCAGGCTGCCAGCGAGCGAGCTGTTAGTACATGTACATAGCGTCTGCCCGTGCATCTTCATGGAGGACTCTGGTGTTTGAAATAGTGTTATGTCTCTCATCTACAGGCACTTTCATGaacatggaattaaaaaaaaaa contains:
- the RAB30 gene encoding ras-related protein Rab-30 — its product is MSMEDYDFLFKIVLIGNAGVGKTCLVRRFTQGLFPPGQGATIGVDFMIKTVEINGEKVKLQIWDTAGQERFRSITQSYYRSANALILTYDITCEESFRCLPEWLREIEQYASNKVITVLVGNKIDLADKREVSQQRAAEFSEAQDMYYLETSAKESDNVEKLFLDLACRLISEARQNTLVNNVSSPLPGEGKSISYLTCCNFN